A genomic segment from Bubalus bubalis isolate 160015118507 breed Murrah chromosome 5, NDDB_SH_1, whole genome shotgun sequence encodes:
- the LOC102410492 gene encoding olfactory receptor 8A1-like: MATENHSTVTEFILQGLTDRPELQLPLFFLFLGIYLVTMIGNLGVITLICLNAHLHTPMYYFLSNLSFVDLCYSSVITPKMLVNFVSEKNTISYAGCMAQLYFFLVFVIAECYMLTVMAYDRYVAICRPLLYNINMSHQVCSLLVAGVYAIGFIGSTIETGLMLKQSYCEHFISYYFCEILPLMKLTCSSTYDVEMTVFIFAVFNFIVTSSTVLISYAFILSSILRISTTEGRSKAFSTCSSHFAAVGIFYGTTAFMYLKPSTANSLAQENVASVFYTTVIPMLNPLIYSLRNKEVKVAIQKTLRVKSF, from the coding sequence ATGGCTACAGAAAATCACTCTACAGTGACAGAGTTCATTCTTCAGGGTTTGACAGATCGGCCAGAGCTTCAGCTCccacttttcttcctcttccttgggATCTACTTGGTCACCATGATAGGGAACCTGGGCGTGATAACACTGATTTGTCTGAATGCCCACcttcacacccccatgtactacTTCCTCAGCAACCTGTCCTTTGTGGATCTCTGCTACTCCTCTGTCATTACCCCTAAGATGCTGGTGAACTTTGTGTCAGAGAAGAACACCATCTCCTATGCAGGGTGCATGGCCCAGCTCTACTTCTTCCTGGTGTTTGTCATTGCTGAGTGTTACATGCTgacagtgatggcctatgaccgctatgttgcCATCTGCAGACCTTTGCTTTACAACATCAACATGTCTCATCAAGTCTGCTCCCTTCTGGTAGCTGGGGTCTATGCCATAGGGTTCATTGGTTCAACTATAGAGACTGGCCTCATGTTGAAACAGTCCTATTGTGAACACTTCATCAGTTATTACTTCTGTGAAATCCTCCCCCTCATGAAGCTAACCTGCTCTAGCACCTACGATGTTGAGATGACAGTCTTCATTTTTGCTGTATTCAACTTCATAGTCACCAGTTCAACAGTCCTAATTTCCTATGCCTTCATCCTGTCCAGTATTCTCCGCATCAGTACCACAGAGGGAAGGTCCAAAGCCTTCAGCACATGCAGCTCACACTTTGCAGCCGTGGGGATTTTCTATGGAACAACCGCCTTCATGTACTTGAAACCCTCCACGGCCAATTCCCTGGCCCAGGAGAATGTGGCCTCCGTGTTCTACACCACAGTgatccccatgctgaaccccctgATCTACAGCTTGAGGAATAAGGAGGTAAAGGTGGCCATCCAGAAAACTCTGAGGGTAAAATCCTTTTGA
- the LOC102414789 gene encoding olfactory receptor 8A1-like — protein sequence MAENHSTATEFILGGLTNRPELQLPLLFLFLGIYSVTMIGNLGMITLICLNPQLHTPMYYFLSNLSFVDLCYSSVITPKMLVNFVSEKNIISYAGCMAQLYFFLVFVIAECYMLTVMAYDRYAAICRPLFYNIIMSHRVCSLLVAGVYAIGFIGSTIETGLMLKLSYCDFLISHYFCDILPLMTLSCSSTYDTEMTVFVLAGFDIVVTSLTVLISYAFILSSILHISTTGGRAKAFSTCSSHLAGVGMFYGTTAFMYLKPSTASSLAQENVASVFYTTVIPMLNPLIYSLRNKEVKAAMQKTLRGKMF from the coding sequence ATGGCAGAAAATCACTCCACAGCAACTGAGTTCATTCTTGGAGGTTTAACAAATCGGCCAGAGCTCCAGCTCCCACTCTTATTCCTCTTCCTTGGGATCTACTCAGTCACCATGATAGGGAACCTGGGCATGATAACCCTGATTTGTCTGAACCCTCAGcttcacacccccatgtactattTCCTCAGCAACCTCTCCTTTGTGGATCTCTGCTACTCCTCTGTCATTACCCCTAAGATGCTGGTGAACTTTGTGTCAGAGAAGAACATCATCTCCTATGCAGGGTGCATGGCCCAGCTCTACTTCTTCCTGGTGTTTGTCATTGCTGAGTGTTACATGCTgacagtgatggcctatgaccgctatgctGCCATCTGCAGACCTTTGTTTTACAACATCATCATGTCTCATCGAGTCTGCTCCCTGCTGGTGGCTGGGGTCTATGCCATAGGATTCATTGGTTCAACCATAGAGACTGGCCTCATGTTGAAACTGTCCTATTGTGATTTCCTTATCAGTCATTACTTCTGTGACATCCTCCCCCTCATGACGCTCTCTTGCTCTAGCACCTATGACACTGAGATGACAGTCTTTGTTTTGGCTGGATTTGACATTGTAGTCACCAGCTTAACAGTCCTAATTTCCTATGCCTTCATCCTGTCCAGCATCCTCCACATCAGCACCACAGGCGGAAGGGCCAAAGCCTTCAGCACGTGCAGCTCCCATCTTGCCGGTGTGGGGATGTTTTATGGAACAACTGCCTTCATGTACTTGAAACCCTCCACGGCCAGTTCCCTGGCCCAGGAGAATGTGGCCTCCGTGTTCTACACCACAGTgatccccatgctgaaccccctgATCTACAGCTTGAGGAATAAGGAGGTGAAGGCTGCCATGCAGAAAACTCTGAGAGGAAAAATGTTTTGA